The Nitrospiraceae bacterium genome contains a region encoding:
- a CDS encoding radical SAM protein, with product MPHFHLILIKASHYDDDGYVIQWKRSAIPSNSLAVLHGLAMDCAQRNILGEQVKIDVEAFDETNTVIPIQKIIKTIGAGTGGLVGIVGVQSNQFPRATDIGRQFLRAGIPVAIGGFHVSGCFAMLSQYPADIQQAINEGFTLVAGEAEGHLEEILLDAFRKTLKSVYNFMSDFPSLQGGPLPFLPVSVVQKTFRRMSSFDAGRGCPFQCSFCTIINVQGRTSRWRSPEDIERIIRANLQQGVWRFLISDDDFARNRQWEPILDRIIHMREQEGHRISLTIQVDTLCHKIPGFIEKAYRAGCHNIFIGLETLNPFSLTGAKKRQNRIQEYRTMLQAWKKYGCTTVAGYIIGFPQDSVSSVARDIEILKNELPVDLVEFFILTPLPGSDDHLQLVKEGEWMDPDMNLYDLEHPTTHHPRMTAAEWSHTYRQTWKEYYSWEHMEVVMRRAVATGQPVEKLMFFLLCFHGCSLVEGIHPLEGGIFRRKRRLSRRPSFPLESPLIFYPRRMWEVVRSGFRWFNIGWKLNRLRKVIERNPSKLEYSDLAISHTGTEGGEDFDLYRTYDPFLRKGENNL from the coding sequence ATGCCGCACTTCCACCTCATCTTAATAAAAGCCTCCCATTATGACGATGATGGATATGTCATTCAGTGGAAACGGTCGGCCATTCCCTCGAATAGCCTGGCTGTTCTGCACGGTTTGGCGATGGATTGCGCACAGAGAAACATATTGGGAGAGCAGGTCAAGATCGATGTGGAGGCCTTTGATGAAACCAATACCGTTATCCCAATTCAGAAAATCATTAAAACGATAGGAGCAGGGACCGGGGGATTGGTTGGCATTGTGGGAGTGCAAAGCAATCAATTTCCTAGGGCTACTGATATCGGGCGACAATTTTTGCGAGCAGGGATTCCGGTTGCCATTGGGGGATTCCACGTGAGTGGGTGTTTCGCCATGCTTTCTCAGTATCCTGCCGATATCCAGCAGGCGATTAACGAGGGGTTTACCCTTGTGGCTGGAGAAGCCGAAGGCCACTTGGAGGAAATTCTCCTGGACGCATTCAGAAAAACTCTAAAATCTGTCTATAACTTTATGTCTGATTTCCCCTCGCTTCAAGGTGGCCCGTTGCCATTTTTGCCTGTGAGTGTGGTTCAAAAAACCTTTCGTCGGATGTCGAGTTTTGATGCAGGACGAGGGTGCCCGTTTCAATGTAGTTTTTGCACAATTATCAATGTTCAAGGACGCACTTCTCGATGGCGATCGCCTGAGGATATTGAAAGAATAATCAGGGCCAATCTTCAGCAAGGAGTCTGGCGTTTTTTGATTTCTGATGATGATTTCGCCAGAAATAGACAGTGGGAACCAATCCTGGATCGAATTATCCATATGCGCGAGCAGGAAGGCCACAGGATTTCCTTGACCATTCAGGTCGACACACTCTGTCATAAAATTCCTGGTTTTATCGAAAAGGCCTATCGAGCGGGTTGTCATAATATTTTTATTGGGTTGGAAACTCTCAATCCGTTTTCGTTAACGGGAGCCAAAAAACGGCAGAATAGAATTCAAGAGTATCGAACCATGTTGCAGGCTTGGAAAAAGTACGGTTGTACTACCGTTGCTGGCTATATCATTGGGTTTCCGCAAGACTCTGTGAGTAGTGTAGCCCGCGATATTGAGATTCTCAAAAATGAACTGCCAGTGGATCTTGTGGAGTTCTTTATCCTTACTCCCTTGCCGGGGTCGGATGACCATCTGCAGCTAGTGAAGGAGGGAGAATGGATGGATCCAGATATGAATCTTTATGATCTGGAACATCCGACCACCCACCATCCCAGAATGACAGCAGCTGAATGGAGTCACACCTATCGTCAGACTTGGAAGGAATACTATAGCTGGGAGCATATGGAAGTCGTTATGCGACGTGCAGTGGCTACTGGTCAACCAGTGGAAAAATTGATGTTTTTTTTGTTGTGTTTTCATGGATGTTCTTTGGTGGAAGGTATTCACCCTTTAGAAGGTGGGATTTTCAGGAGGAAGCGGCGCCTGAGTCGGCGCCCGAGTTTTCCTTTGGAAAGCCCACTTATTTTTTATCCGCGAAGAATGTGGGAAGTTGTAAGGTCAGGTTTTCGGTGGTTCAATATTGGCTGGAAGTTAAATCGTCTGCGAAAGGTGATAGAACGTAATCCTTCGAAGTTAGAATATAGTGATCTTGCCATTTCCCACACCGGAACGGAGGGAGGAGAAGATTTTGACCTTTATAGGACTTATGATCCTTTCCTTAGAAAAGGTGAAAATAACCTATGA
- a CDS encoding class I SAM-dependent methyltransferase — MNSQPSLKSPSLNPHPILSEYHRSDAQRRHTLSGQFDQVAPDYDWISQMLSFGSGNWYREHALRLAGIKESNKVLDVACGPGTLSICAKKLVGETGLVIGLDPSIGMLNVCHQKGVTQTVRGIAEALPFREGYFDFVVMGYALRHVSDLNHTFQEYWRVLKQEGKIVILEISKPDSVLSFHLSRFFLKWVVPRLSYLRTRNPQAHILMRYYWETIQHCVSPGTIIQALRDSGFSHCQEQALVGGLIRDYIAQKRESPATLA, encoded by the coding sequence ATGAACTCCCAGCCCTCCCTCAAAAGTCCCTCGCTCAACCCCCATCCTATTCTATCGGAGTATCATCGATCAGACGCTCAACGCCGCCATACCCTCTCTGGCCAATTCGATCAGGTCGCTCCGGACTATGATTGGATAAGCCAAATGCTGTCTTTTGGGTCCGGGAATTGGTACCGGGAACACGCCCTTCGTCTGGCAGGCATTAAGGAATCGAACAAGGTACTCGATGTGGCTTGTGGACCTGGGACCCTGTCCATTTGCGCAAAAAAGCTCGTGGGGGAGACTGGTCTGGTCATCGGATTGGACCCCAGCATTGGAATGTTAAACGTATGCCATCAAAAAGGTGTTACCCAAACAGTACGAGGGATTGCCGAAGCACTCCCATTTAGGGAAGGTTATTTTGATTTTGTTGTGATGGGCTATGCTCTTCGTCATGTTTCGGACCTGAATCACACATTCCAGGAATATTGGCGAGTGTTAAAACAAGAAGGAAAGATTGTCATATTGGAAATTTCAAAGCCTGATTCTGTTCTCAGCTTCCATCTCAGTCGGTTTTTTTTGAAGTGGGTTGTGCCCAGATTATCCTACCTTCGCACACGGAACCCTCAAGCTCATATTCTCATGAGATATTATTGGGAAACGATCCAGCACTGTGTGAGTCCGGGAACCATCATTCAAGCCCTGAGAGACTCAGGATTTTCCCATTGCCAGGAGCAAGCTCTAGTCGGAGGATTAATAAGAGATTATATCGCCCAAAAAAGAGAATCCCCAGCAACCCTTGCTTAG